From the genome of Scytonema hofmannii PCC 7110, one region includes:
- the bioU gene encoding (S)-8-amino-7-oxononanoate synthase BioU: MNPQQVTGSTTFDSAIRVGVLGFGGLGQAAARVLAPKREMILVAAADNKGFAYATEGLDAQECIVKYQTQGSVGYLETFGTLTNHSIEDLLDTAETVDGYFLALPNLPNNFIPSVARQFINSGWRGVLVDAIKRTSAVEQLLEMKEELQAAGITYMTGCGATPGLLTAAAALAAQSYAEIHRVEITFGVGIAHWEAYRATIREDIAHMSGFDVETARAMTDAEVEALLDKTNGVLTLENMEHADDVMLELAGIVDRDRVTVGGIVDTRNPKKPISTNVKVTGRTFEGKISTHTFTLGDETSMAANVCGPAFGYLKAGIGLHRRGIHGIFTAAEIMPQFVK; encoded by the coding sequence TTCGACAGTGCAATCCGCGTAGGAGTACTGGGTTTTGGCGGACTGGGGCAAGCAGCTGCTCGCGTACTCGCTCCAAAACGTGAAATGATTTTAGTGGCAGCAGCAGATAACAAAGGTTTTGCTTACGCCACTGAAGGTTTAGATGCTCAAGAGTGTATTGTAAAATATCAAACTCAAGGTTCCGTAGGTTACTTAGAAACCTTTGGAACTTTAACAAATCACAGTATTGAGGATTTACTAGACACAGCAGAAACTGTAGACGGATATTTTTTGGCTTTACCTAACTTACCCAATAACTTTATTCCCTCTGTCGCTAGGCAGTTTATTAATTCTGGTTGGCGTGGGGTATTAGTGGATGCTATCAAGCGCACGAGTGCTGTTGAACAACTTTTAGAAATGAAAGAAGAACTGCAAGCTGCAGGGATAACCTACATGACAGGGTGTGGAGCAACACCAGGGCTGTTAACAGCAGCAGCAGCTTTGGCAGCACAAAGCTACGCCGAAATTCATCGAGTGGAAATTACCTTTGGTGTGGGAATTGCTCACTGGGAAGCTTATCGCGCTACTATCCGCGAGGATATTGCCCATATGAGCGGTTTTGACGTAGAAACTGCTAGAGCAATGACTGACGCGGAAGTAGAAGCACTTTTAGATAAAACCAATGGTGTGCTGACATTAGAAAATATGGAACACGCCGATGATGTGATGTTGGAGTTGGCGGGAATTGTAGATCGCGATCGCGTCACAGTTGGTGGTATAGTCGATACCCGAAATCCCAAGAAGCCCATCAGTACGAATGTAAAAGTCACGGGTCGTACATTTGAGGGTAAAATTTCTACCCATACTTTTACATTGGGAGATGAAACCAGCATGGCAGCTAATGTCTGTGGTCCTGCCTTTGGCTATCTAAAAGCTGGTATTGGATTGCATCGGCGCGGAATTCACGGCATATTCACTGCTGCTGAAATTATGCCCCAGTTTGTTAAATAA